A genome region from Bradyrhizobium sp. WSM1417 includes the following:
- a CDS encoding molybdopterin-dependent oxidoreductase: protein MSFEVNGKPFSQEPRAGQCLRTFLRELGHFGVKKGCDAGDCGACTVLLDGEPVHSCLIPAFRAEGHAVTTIEGLGGDGGTHAMQQAFLDAQGFQCGFCTAGMILTCASLNQAQRTDLGVALKGNICRCTGYRSIEDALLGKTNIEESVGAGAAFGRSLPAPAGPDVVRGKARYTFDTQIDGLLHIKLLRSPHAHARIIAIDTSEALSVLGVHAVLTHEDAPTILMSTARHEKDWMDPADTRVLDDIVRFIGQKVAAVVADSEAAAEDACRQLKVSYEILPALVDPEQAMAPGAPVIHPDRTTANRVADAQRNLAAETHGEFGDVAAALATSAVTFEGTFHSHRVQHAALETHGGIAWLDASGVLNVRTSTQVPFLTRRALSDIFELAMDKVRVFCERVGGGFGGKQEMFVEDVLALAALKTGRPVKLELTREEQFVATSTRHPMRVHVKAGADADGKLTALQLDVLSNTGAYGNHAGPVMFHSLAESIAVYNCPNKRVDGYAVYTNTVPAGAFRGYGLPQTLIAVEAAIDELAKQLGISPYEMRRRNVVKPGDPMVSPPPSEFHDVLYGSYGLDQCLDLVERAMQADGPQPDLSPEWLIGDGVALTMIDTVPPAGHLADAMVTLNDDASFDLIVGTAEFGNGTSTVHRQIAATTLATTVDRIRLRQSDTAHGGHDTGAYGSAGMFVAGKATHAAAMQLATELKAAAAGAWLCDVGSCTLESEAVVSGVRRMSFVELAKLARERGQPFAGAGNSGGTPRSVGFNVQGFRVAVNKGTGELRILRSVHAADAGVVANPMQCRGQVEGGVAQALGAALYEEMVIDADGRVTNPKFRDYHLPSFADVPRTEVFFADTSDTIGPLGAKSMSESPYNPVAAALGNAIADATGIRFTAPPFKPDRLFPALHDKFG, encoded by the coding sequence ATGAGCTTCGAGGTCAACGGCAAGCCGTTTTCGCAGGAGCCACGCGCCGGCCAGTGCCTGCGCACGTTCCTGCGCGAGCTCGGCCATTTCGGCGTGAAGAAGGGCTGCGACGCCGGCGATTGCGGCGCCTGCACCGTGCTGCTGGACGGCGAGCCCGTGCATAGCTGCCTGATCCCGGCGTTCCGCGCCGAAGGCCATGCCGTCACCACGATCGAAGGTCTGGGCGGAGACGGCGGCACGCACGCGATGCAGCAGGCTTTCCTCGATGCGCAGGGCTTTCAATGCGGCTTCTGCACCGCCGGCATGATCCTCACCTGCGCCTCGTTGAATCAGGCGCAGCGCACCGATCTCGGCGTGGCGCTGAAGGGCAATATCTGCCGCTGCACCGGGTATCGTTCGATCGAGGATGCGTTGCTCGGCAAGACCAATATCGAAGAGAGCGTCGGGGCCGGCGCCGCGTTCGGCCGCAGCCTGCCGGCGCCGGCCGGCCCCGATGTCGTGCGCGGCAAGGCGCGCTACACGTTCGACACGCAGATTGATGGCCTGCTGCATATCAAGCTGCTCCGTTCACCGCACGCCCACGCGAGGATCATCGCGATCGACACGTCGGAAGCGCTGAGCGTTCTCGGCGTGCACGCGGTGCTGACGCATGAGGATGCGCCCACGATCCTGATGTCGACCGCGCGGCATGAGAAGGACTGGATGGATCCCGCGGACACCCGTGTCCTCGACGACATCGTCCGCTTCATCGGCCAGAAGGTCGCCGCCGTCGTGGCAGACAGCGAAGCCGCCGCCGAGGACGCATGCCGCCAGCTGAAGGTCAGTTACGAGATTTTGCCCGCGCTGGTCGATCCGGAGCAGGCGATGGCGCCCGGCGCGCCCGTCATTCATCCCGACCGCACCACCGCGAACCGCGTTGCCGACGCCCAGCGCAACCTCGCCGCGGAAACGCATGGCGAATTCGGCGACGTGGCGGCTGCGCTCGCGACATCCGCCGTCACCTTCGAGGGCACCTTCCATAGCCACCGTGTGCAGCATGCTGCTTTGGAAACCCACGGCGGCATCGCCTGGCTCGATGCTTCCGGCGTGCTCAATGTCCGCACCTCGACGCAGGTGCCGTTCCTGACCAGGCGCGCGCTGTCTGACATCTTCGAACTTGCCATGGACAAGGTCCGCGTGTTCTGCGAGCGCGTCGGCGGCGGCTTCGGCGGCAAGCAGGAGATGTTCGTCGAGGACGTTCTGGCGCTCGCCGCGCTCAAGACCGGACGGCCGGTGAAGCTGGAGCTCACCCGCGAGGAGCAGTTCGTCGCGACCTCGACGCGGCATCCGATGCGGGTCCACGTCAAGGCCGGTGCAGACGCGGACGGCAAGCTCACCGCGCTCCAGCTCGACGTGCTCTCCAACACCGGCGCCTACGGCAATCACGCCGGCCCCGTGATGTTCCACTCGCTGGCCGAGTCCATCGCCGTCTACAATTGCCCGAACAAGCGGGTCGACGGCTACGCGGTCTACACCAATACGGTGCCGGCAGGCGCGTTTCGCGGTTACGGCTTGCCGCAAACACTGATCGCGGTCGAGGCCGCGATCGACGAACTGGCCAAGCAGCTCGGCATCAGCCCTTACGAGATGCGCCGGCGCAACGTCGTCAAGCCCGGTGATCCCATGGTGTCGCCGCCGCCGTCGGAGTTTCACGACGTGCTCTACGGCTCCTACGGGCTCGACCAGTGCCTCGACCTCGTCGAGCGCGCGATGCAGGCTGATGGTCCGCAGCCGGACCTGTCGCCGGAGTGGCTGATCGGCGACGGCGTCGCGCTGACCATGATCGACACGGTGCCCCCGGCGGGCCATCTGGCGGATGCAATGGTCACGCTCAACGACGACGCCAGCTTCGACCTCATTGTCGGCACCGCCGAATTCGGCAACGGCACCAGCACCGTGCACCGGCAGATCGCGGCGACTACGCTTGCGACCACCGTCGACCGGATCCGCCTGCGCCAGTCCGACACCGCCCATGGCGGCCACGACACCGGCGCCTATGGCAGCGCCGGCATGTTCGTCGCCGGCAAGGCGACGCATGCCGCGGCCATGCAGCTTGCGACCGAGCTGAAGGCGGCCGCCGCCGGCGCATGGCTCTGCGACGTCGGCAGTTGCACGCTCGAGAGCGAGGCCGTCGTCAGTGGCGTGCGGCGGATGTCCTTTGTGGAACTGGCAAAGCTCGCGCGCGAACGCGGACAACCGTTCGCAGGCGCCGGCAATTCCGGCGGCACGCCGCGTTCGGTCGGCTTCAACGTGCAGGGCTTTCGCGTCGCCGTGAACAAGGGCACCGGCGAGCTCCGGATTCTCAGGAGCGTGCATGCGGCGGACGCCGGCGTCGTCGCCAATCCCATGCAGTGCCGCGGTCAGGTCGAAGGCGGTGTCGCGCAGGCGCTCGGTGCCGCGCTCTACGAGGAGATGGTGATCGATGCGGACGGCCGCGTCACCAATCCCAAATTCCGCGACTATCACCTTCCCTCCTTCGCCGATGTGCCCCGCACCGAGGTCTTCTTCGCCGACACATCCGACACGATCGGACCGTTGGGGGCGAAGTCGATGAGCGAGAGTCCGTACAATCCGGTCGCCGCCGCGCTCGGTAACGCGATCGCGGACGCCACCGGCATCCGCTTCACGGCGCCGCCCTTCAAGCCGGACCGGCTGTTTCCGGCGCTGCACGATAAGTTTGGGTAG
- the uraD gene encoding 2-oxo-4-hydroxy-4-carboxy-5-ureidoimidazoline decarboxylase, giving the protein MSQIALSDLNAASFDDFVAVLENVVEYSPWIAQEAAARRPFAGINSLLDAIKAAVASAEPEVQLALIRAHPDLASKTQRAAGLTPDSTAEQSSAGLDRLSDTEYAAFERANNAYREKFGIPYIVCARRHTKDSILRDFESRLQNIAKTETRRALEEISRIAALRLDQLVSADDKLKVHGRLSTHVLDNHAGKPAPGIAVELVELANLGESRVIARAVTNADGRTDQPLIGGRPLPIGRYELRFSVAKYYAERNVQLSDPPFLDEIPLRFAISEPESHYHVPLLVTPWSYSTYRGS; this is encoded by the coding sequence ATGTCACAGATCGCCTTGTCTGATCTCAATGCCGCGAGCTTCGATGATTTCGTGGCCGTACTTGAAAACGTCGTCGAGTACTCGCCTTGGATTGCCCAAGAAGCCGCGGCGCGCCGTCCGTTTGCCGGCATCAATTCACTGCTCGACGCGATCAAGGCGGCGGTCGCCAGCGCTGAGCCCGAGGTGCAGCTGGCGTTGATACGCGCGCATCCCGACCTCGCGAGCAAGACCCAGCGCGCAGCGGGACTCACGCCGGACTCGACTGCCGAGCAGAGCAGCGCTGGTCTAGACCGTCTGTCGGACACCGAATATGCGGCCTTCGAGCGGGCGAACAATGCGTATCGCGAAAAATTTGGTATCCCCTATATCGTCTGCGCGCGCCGGCACACCAAGGATTCCATTCTGCGTGACTTCGAGTCGCGACTGCAGAACATTGCCAAGACCGAGACACGCCGCGCGCTCGAGGAAATCTCCCGCATCGCTGCGCTGCGGCTGGACCAGCTCGTCAGTGCTGACGACAAGCTGAAAGTGCACGGCCGGCTCTCGACCCATGTGCTGGACAACCACGCCGGGAAGCCCGCACCGGGCATTGCGGTCGAGCTGGTCGAGCTCGCGAACCTCGGCGAGAGCCGCGTGATTGCGCGCGCGGTGACCAACGCGGACGGCCGCACCGACCAGCCGTTGATCGGCGGCCGCCCGCTGCCGATCGGCCGCTACGAGCTTCGGTTTAGCGTCGCCAAATATTACGCCGAGCGCAACGTGCAGCTCTCCGACCCGCCGTTCCTCGACGAGATCCCGCTGCGCTTTGCGATCAGCGAGCCGGAAAGCCACTACCACGTGCCGCTGCTGGTCACGCCGTGGAGCTATTCGACCTATCGCGGTAGTTAA
- a CDS encoding DUF2798 domain-containing protein, translating to MIAVRKLPERYAPIVMPFVLSLLMTAVVSVISTLRSLGATPAFLATWPGAWALSWLVAFPTLLMVLPLVRRIVASVVAAPSQPGR from the coding sequence ATGATTGCGGTTCGCAAACTGCCGGAGCGCTATGCGCCGATCGTGATGCCATTCGTGCTGTCCCTCCTCATGACGGCCGTGGTGTCGGTCATTTCCACGCTTCGAAGCCTTGGCGCAACGCCGGCGTTTCTCGCGACCTGGCCGGGCGCCTGGGCGCTGTCATGGCTCGTCGCCTTTCCGACGCTGCTGATGGTGCTGCCACTGGTCCGCCGGATCGTGGCGAGCGTCGTTGCGGCTCCTTCCCAACCGGGCCGATAG
- a CDS encoding FAD binding domain-containing protein → MDLNTITAVAHPQTRAQLPVWTPGDAWLAGGTWLFSEPQVHLTRLIDLTDLKWPALTVTESHFSIAATCTVAQLDGFACPSDWFAAPLINQCCRAFLASFKIWKTATVGGNLCMSLPAGPMISLTAALEGICTIWKAGGGEQVMPVVDFVTGNQRNLLAPGDLLRQIDIPIAALKRRTAFRQISLAPVGRSAALVIGSLDADGRLTLTVTASTVRPIRLSFPGAPDAKALRDATAQQITDDLYHTDIHGKPLWRKHMTLRLAEEIRDELLGAPSP, encoded by the coding sequence ATGGACTTGAATACCATCACAGCGGTCGCCCATCCGCAAACGCGCGCGCAGCTGCCCGTTTGGACGCCAGGCGATGCTTGGCTCGCGGGCGGCACCTGGCTGTTCTCGGAGCCGCAAGTTCACCTCACTCGGCTCATCGATCTCACCGACCTCAAATGGCCGGCGCTGACGGTCACCGAGAGCCATTTCAGCATCGCGGCCACCTGCACCGTTGCGCAGCTCGATGGATTCGCCTGCCCATCCGATTGGTTCGCGGCGCCGCTGATCAACCAGTGCTGCCGCGCCTTCCTTGCTTCCTTCAAGATCTGGAAGACGGCAACCGTCGGCGGCAATCTCTGCATGTCGCTGCCGGCGGGACCGATGATCTCGCTCACCGCCGCGCTGGAGGGCATCTGCACCATCTGGAAGGCCGGCGGAGGCGAACAGGTGATGCCCGTCGTCGACTTCGTCACCGGTAACCAGCGTAACCTTCTGGCGCCGGGGGACCTGCTCCGGCAGATCGATATTCCGATCGCCGCGCTGAAGCGTCGTACGGCCTTTCGCCAGATCTCGCTGGCGCCGGTCGGCCGCTCGGCGGCGCTGGTGATCGGCAGTCTGGATGCCGATGGCAGGCTGACGCTCACGGTCACCGCATCGACGGTGCGGCCGATCCGGTTGTCCTTTCCCGGGGCCCCCGACGCGAAAGCGCTTCGCGACGCCACCGCGCAGCAGATCACGGACGATCTGTACCACACCGACATCCACGGCAAGCCGCTCTGGCGCAAGCACATGACACTGCGGCTTGCCGAAGAGATCCGCGACGAACTCCTCGGAGCACCGTCGCCATGA
- the puuE gene encoding allantoinase PuuE, giving the protein MTGTRYPRDLRGYGRNPPHPQWPGNARVAVQFVVNFEEGSENNILHGDPASEAFLSDVLGAQPWPGQRHANIESMFEYGSRAGFWRLWRVFSERKWPTTVFGVATALKRNPEIVAAMKEAGWDIASHSLKWIEHKDMTEAQERAEIAEAIRVHTAATDSRPLGWYTGRSSINTNRLLMEEGGFLYLSDSYADDLPYWVKGANGKQLVIPYTLDANDMRFINPQGFAEGEQFFTYLKDAFDVLYAEGESAPKMMSVGLHCRLAGRPGRAAGLIRFLDYIGKHERVWVPTRLQIAQHWHDKHAGLADDAFEIG; this is encoded by the coding sequence GTGACTGGGACCCGCTACCCGCGCGATCTCCGCGGTTACGGCCGCAACCCGCCGCACCCGCAATGGCCCGGCAACGCGCGGGTCGCGGTGCAGTTCGTCGTCAATTTCGAGGAGGGCAGCGAAAACAACATCCTGCATGGTGACCCTGCCTCGGAAGCGTTCCTGTCCGACGTGCTCGGCGCACAGCCTTGGCCCGGCCAGCGCCATGCCAATATCGAATCGATGTTCGAATATGGCTCGCGCGCCGGCTTCTGGCGGCTGTGGCGGGTATTCAGCGAACGGAAGTGGCCGACCACCGTGTTCGGTGTCGCCACAGCGCTGAAGCGCAATCCGGAAATCGTTGCCGCCATGAAGGAGGCGGGCTGGGACATCGCCAGCCACAGTCTGAAGTGGATCGAGCACAAGGACATGACCGAGGCGCAGGAGCGCGCGGAGATCGCGGAAGCGATCCGCGTCCACACCGCGGCGACCGACTCGCGACCGCTCGGCTGGTATACCGGACGCTCCTCGATCAACACCAACCGTCTGTTGATGGAGGAAGGCGGCTTCCTCTATCTCAGCGATTCCTATGCCGACGATCTGCCATATTGGGTCAAGGGCGCTAACGGCAAGCAGCTCGTCATTCCCTATACGCTCGACGCCAACGACATGCGCTTCATCAATCCGCAAGGCTTTGCCGAAGGCGAGCAGTTCTTCACCTATCTGAAGGATGCCTTCGACGTGCTCTATGCCGAAGGCGAGAGCGCGCCGAAGATGATGTCGGTCGGCCTGCACTGTCGTCTCGCCGGCCGCCCCGGTCGCGCGGCGGGGCTGATCCGTTTCCTCGACTACATCGGCAAGCACGAGCGCGTCTGGGTGCCGACGCGGCTGCAGATTGCCCAGCATTGGCACGACAAGCATGCGGGCCTTGCCGACGATGCTTTCGAGATCGGATAG
- a CDS encoding DUF3830 family protein, which produces MTKLVIRAGDFTFDARFEEQAAPKTVAAFRKALPFESHIIHVRWSGEGVWMPLGDLDFGVGYENHTSYPAPGQIILYPGGISETEILMAYGGVHFASKMGQLAGNHFITLTSGLENLATLGKSVLWKGALPIRFEEV; this is translated from the coding sequence ATGACCAAACTCGTTATCCGCGCCGGCGACTTCACCTTCGATGCCCGTTTCGAGGAGCAAGCGGCGCCCAAGACTGTCGCCGCGTTCCGCAAGGCGCTGCCGTTCGAAAGCCACATCATCCACGTGCGCTGGAGCGGCGAGGGCGTGTGGATGCCGCTCGGCGACCTCGATTTCGGCGTCGGCTACGAGAACCACACCAGCTATCCCGCGCCCGGCCAGATCATCCTCTATCCTGGCGGCATCAGCGAGACCGAGATCCTGATGGCCTATGGCGGCGTGCACTTCGCGAGCAAGATGGGCCAGCTCGCCGGCAACCATTTCATCACGCTGACATCCGGCCTGGAGAATCTGGCGACGCTCGGCAAGAGCGTGCTGTGGAAGGGCGCGCTGCCGATCCGCTTCGAGGAAGTCTGA
- a CDS encoding nucleobase:cation symporter-2 family protein — protein MSSEVHPVDEVLPVPRLIALGLQHVLVMYAGAVAVPLIIGRALKLPPEDVAFLISADLFACGLATLVQCLGFSGVGIRLPVMMGVTFASVGPMLSMASAPDIGLLGIYGSVIAAGLFGILAAPFVSRLLPLFPPVVTGSIILVIGISLMRVGINWAGGGLPTLTRMVDGVAGSFPNPAYGQLQGLGISLFVLLFILGLIKWGTGFLANVSVLLGIIAGAVLASILGVMHFDKVAAASWGAVVIPFRFGMPQFHLVPVVTMCVVMVVVMIESLGMFLALGDITGKTVDREALSRGLRADGVGTLLGGIFNTFPYTSFSQNVGLVSVTGVRSRWVTVTGGCIMLVLGLLPKLAALVEAVPLVVLGGAGLVMFGMVAATGARILTSVDFRNNRYNLFIVAISIGFGLIPLAAPGFFRNLPHDLQPLLESGILLCAIVSVLLNAFFNGLSGGAAAEADAAAVASSAQHV, from the coding sequence ATGAGTAGCGAAGTCCATCCAGTCGACGAGGTCCTGCCGGTTCCGCGCCTGATCGCGCTCGGGCTCCAGCATGTGCTGGTGATGTATGCCGGCGCTGTCGCGGTGCCCCTGATCATCGGGCGCGCGCTGAAGCTGCCGCCGGAGGATGTCGCTTTCCTGATCAGCGCGGACCTGTTCGCCTGCGGACTTGCGACGCTGGTGCAATGCCTCGGTTTTTCCGGCGTCGGCATCCGACTGCCCGTGATGATGGGCGTAACCTTCGCATCCGTCGGTCCGATGCTATCGATGGCGAGCGCGCCGGATATCGGATTGCTCGGCATCTACGGGTCGGTGATCGCCGCCGGCCTGTTCGGCATCCTCGCCGCGCCGTTCGTCAGCCGGCTGCTGCCGCTGTTCCCGCCCGTCGTCACCGGCAGCATCATTCTCGTCATTGGCATTTCCTTGATGCGGGTCGGCATCAACTGGGCCGGCGGCGGCCTGCCGACGCTGACCAGAATGGTCGACGGCGTCGCGGGCAGCTTTCCCAATCCGGCCTACGGACAGTTGCAGGGGCTTGGCATCTCGCTGTTCGTGCTGCTCTTCATTCTCGGCCTGATCAAATGGGGCACCGGCTTCCTCGCCAACGTCTCCGTGCTGCTTGGCATCATCGCCGGCGCCGTGCTCGCGAGCATTCTGGGCGTGATGCATTTCGACAAGGTCGCTGCGGCCTCCTGGGGCGCCGTCGTGATCCCGTTCCGCTTCGGCATGCCGCAATTCCATCTGGTGCCTGTTGTCACCATGTGCGTCGTCATGGTTGTCGTGATGATCGAATCGCTCGGCATGTTCCTCGCGCTCGGCGACATCACCGGCAAGACGGTCGACCGCGAAGCCCTCAGCCGAGGCCTGCGCGCCGACGGCGTCGGCACGCTGCTCGGCGGCATCTTCAACACCTTCCCGTACACGTCGTTCTCGCAGAATGTCGGCCTCGTCTCGGTCACCGGCGTGCGTTCGCGATGGGTGACGGTCACGGGCGGCTGCATCATGCTCGTGCTCGGTTTGTTGCCGAAGCTCGCCGCGCTGGTCGAGGCCGTGCCGCTAGTCGTTCTCGGCGGCGCCGGCCTCGTGATGTTCGGCATGGTCGCCGCGACAGGCGCACGCATCCTGACCTCGGTCGACTTCCGCAACAATCGCTACAATCTCTTCATCGTCGCGATCTCGATCGGCTTCGGCCTGATCCCGCTCGCCGCACCCGGCTTCTTCAGGAATTTACCGCACGATCTCCAGCCGCTGTTGGAGTCCGGCATTCTGCTCTGTGCGATCGTCTCCGTGCTGCTCAATGCCTTCTTCAACGGATTGAGCGGCGGTGCAGCGGCGGAAGCGGATGCAGCAGCGGTCGCCTCATCCGCGCAACATGTTTAA